Genomic window (Candidatus Methylomirabilota bacterium):
CATGACCTTCCATCTCGTGGATTCGGTCGAGGAGGCCCTGGATCTCGCGCTCGAGGACGCCCTTCCGAGAAGCGGCCGGATGAAGGACGCCCTGGTGCCCTCGCGGAACTGAGCGTCAACTAGCCGTACTGGAAGGACAAATCGGCTGCCGCGACCCGGCAGCCGATTTCAGTTTACGCAAGAGGGCCCGGTCCGCTATGTTCGATCCATTGTGCTCCGCGCCCTCGTGATCTCCTCACTGCTGCTCCTCTCCGCCCTCCCCACCGAGGCGGCGGGCTCCTCTCTCTATCGCTGGGAGGACGGCGAGGGCGTGGCCCACTTCACCAATGCGCCCACGGACGGCCGCTTCCGCCGCCTCGGCGCGCTCTCCTCAGGTACCGCGCAGGGCTGGCTGCGGCTCCCCGAGGCCGTGCGCACGCACTATGGCGACGAGATCCGCGAGATGGCGACGCGCCACGGTGTCGCGCCCGACCTGGTCGAGGCGGTGATCCGGGTCGAGTCGGCCTTCAACCCTCGGGCCGTGTCGAACAAGGGCGCCCAGGGGCTGATGCAGCTCATGCCGCGCACCGCCTCCGCGCTCGGGGTGCGCAATGCCTTCGATCCGCGCGAGAACATCGAGGGCGGCGTGCGTCACCTGCGCTATCTGCTCGACCGGTACCCGGGGAATACGGCCCTGGCCCTGGCCGCCTACAATGCGGGCGAGAAGGCGGTGGACAACTACGGCGGCGTCCCGCCATATGCCGAGACCCAGCAATACGTGCAGAAGATCCTCGGCACGGGTGGCTGGTCGGGAACGCGGTCGGTGCGGACCATCATCTTCCGTTACACGGAGTCAGACGGGACGGTCACCTACAGCAATGTCCCGAGGGGAACAGCAGGTCCGAGCTTTCGCTAGCGCGCCGGACCGATAAGCTTCGCCAGATCGATTCAGCCCTCGCCTCGCCGGTCTCCTCGCCTGCGGCTCGTCGGCACCATCTCGGCTCGAAGGTCCACTCAGCCCTCGCCTCGCGCCTTCGTCGCTCAGCTCGAAGGATCACGTTCTCGGTCGCAGCCCTCAACGTATAACCGCATACGCCTCGGGCTGGCTCCTCCCTCGGGCGTGGCATTTCGAGATGAGGGGCGCAGCCCCGAGGCGAGGGCTGAGTTGAGGTGGCTCGCTTCTCGCTCCGGCGCGACTAGCGTCGCTTCCAGACAGTGTCGAGAAAGCGGTCGAGGAAGCCGTCCTTGATGAAGATCTCCACCGCCTCGCGCGTCGCCTCCTGATCCATCCCCCACAGCGCCGCCCGCTTGCCGCCTTCCGGGGCGCACTGGACGAAGATCCGCTCGTCCCGCGTGTAGGCGACAGGCAGTCCCTCGTAGATCTGCGCCGCGAACGCGTTGACCCCCGGCCCGCCCACCGCGATGGCGGGGAAGAGCTCGGCCATCTCCTGATTGACCATCCACATGTCGGTCACGACCACGCCGCTCCGGTTCTCGTCGCCTTCGCTCCGCGAGCCGATGGCGCGCTTGAGCTCGTAGGCGATGGGCCGGTCTTCCTCCTCGGGCAGGATGCCGTAGCCCACCACGAGGAGGACGGTCGAGCCGATATCGAAATAGCGGGGCATCAGCGGATGAGACGGGCCAGTTCTCGGAAGTCCTCGGAATCGGCCTGGCCGAGGAGCTGGAACATCAGCGTCTCGGTGGCGCTCACCACGGCGCCCGCCT
Coding sequences:
- a CDS encoding lytic transglycosylase domain-containing protein, coding for MLRALVISSLLLLSALPTEAAGSSLYRWEDGEGVAHFTNAPTDGRFRRLGALSSGTAQGWLRLPEAVRTHYGDEIREMATRHGVAPDLVEAVIRVESAFNPRAVSNKGAQGLMQLMPRTASALGVRNAFDPRENIEGGVRHLRYLLDRYPGNTALALAAYNAGEKAVDNYGGVPPYAETQQYVQKILGTGGWSGTRSVRTIIFRYTESDGTVTYSNVPRGTAGPSFR